One window of the Babesia bovis T2Bo chromosome 2, whole genome shotgun sequence genome contains the following:
- a CDS encoding Bromodomain family protein, translating to MEDGKTWRHFCTHQILKKMRADRYGALFANPVLESDDSIITPEVKNAYRAIIENPMDYKTVKSKLQSDIYQSPLEFHDDMLLIYDNCMKFNPAVGVNKWIHDAAASNKSKFEKLWSSSQDKINSLLAKPKTEDKDHVDNDTLESGNENNIPEVVPSQSQSGSQPADSSLLEKPEADTQSQLPNNTNPETLETASSVLDSHIESPTQSQVDADMDSSPSAPGSTVDSTFKVKFRLSLQSIKDYREYRVDTMSKVVILPHHLINEPPPPDVLDPTIVLQSPVLSETVSDAIPSARIEAVSTPQKECSTTAALVDEQPVSMEITIPETTKEVVYTDLPESEETDVDFGERPPIATRQEDGFLRSNWLTENECNQLFPHCSIIGLQPRKYKYTRADATLRTIYNELFLSDHSEPKPYSNDDLLESIVEEDYTLKHHKAVHFSVKKPSKESRRLLKQLPEFGDYGSTSQCDEESWLPSPYYQETVHDSCESLVSSYSEEVEDSPGARFHTLRIDVESEATFGVSIITEQALCENGFTKVPKCNYFIRCTPEVGFRSSNYGFYKAEEDVFMHGTSILRHLRLYLINCGATCIELSRRMVSFADLIYQHGTSSAIYELYLKSKSTNLKHPEFFVLTDAGAISYATCVDVLWRLQTVTSALPKPFVILHVLCRNMS from the exons ATGGAGGATGGAAAAACATGGCGGCATTTTTGCACCCATCAG ATACTCAAGAAGATGCGTGCAGACCGTTATGGCGCACTCTTTGCGAATCCTGTGTTGGAATCAGATGATTCCATCATCACGCCCGAAGTAAAAAACGCTTACAGGGCTATAATAGAGAATCCAATGGATTACAAAACCGTGAAG AGTAAACTCCAATCGGATATTTATCAATCGCCACTCGAGTTCCATGATGACATGTTGTTAATATACGACAATTGCATGAAATTTAACCCAGCAGTCGGTGTAAACAAGTGGATACACGATGCAGCCGCAAGCAATAAATCGAAATTTGAAAAGTt ATGGTCGTCATCCCAGGATAAGATAAACAGTTTATTGGCAAAGCCCAAAACTGAAGATAAAGACCATGTTGATAACGATACACTGGAGAGTGGCAATGAAAACAATATACCAGAAGTGGTCCCATCGCAATCACAAAGCGGATCGCAACCAGCAGACTCATCGCTTCTAGAAAAGCCTGAGGCAGATACCCAATCGCAATTGCCAAATAATACTAACCCAGAAACACTGGAAACTGCATCCAGTGTACTGGATTCACACATTGAATCGCCGACACAGAGCCAAGTTGATGCCGACATGGACTCTAGCCCAAGTGCTCCAGGATCAACCGTAGACTCGACATTTAAAGTCAAATTCAGATTAAGCCTGCAGTCAATCAAGGACTACAGAGAATACCGAGTTGATACAATGTCAAAAGTGGTTATCCTCCCGCATCATTTGATTAACGAACCACCGCCACCAGACGTGCTGGACCCAACCATAGTGTTGCAGTCACCAGTGCTCTCGGAAACCGTTTCGGACGCCATACCAAGCGCACGTATAGAGGCCGTATCAACTCCACAAAAGGAATGTAGTACCACCGCAGCATTGGTTGATGAACAGCCGGTGTCAATGGAGATTACCATCCCGGAGACTACCAAAGAAGTAGTTTATACAGATCTACCCGAATCGGAGGAAACTGATGTTGACTTTGGAGAACGCCCACCCATCGCAACGCGACAAGAAGATGGATTCCTAAGGTCCAACTGGTTAACAGAGAATGAATGCAACCAGCTGTTCCCACACTGTAGTATAATAGGACTCCAGCCACGTAAATACAAATACACACGCGCAGACGCAACGCTCCGgacaatatataacgaGCTGTTCCTCTCAGATCACTCGGAGCCTAAACCGTACTCCAACGACGACCTGCTGGAGTCAATCGTCGAAGAGGACTACACGCTAAAGCATCATAAAGCCGTGCATTTCTCAGTAAAGAAGCCTTCAAAGGAAAGTAGACGCCTACTCAAGCAGTTGCCGGAATTTGGGGATTACGGGTCAACCAGCCAATGTGATGAGGAATCTTGGCTACCGTCACCATATTACCAGGAAACTGTACATGACAGCTGCGAATCGCTAGTGTCGAGCTATTCAGAAGAAGTGGAAGACTCACCAGGTGCCAGGTTCCATACACTAAGGATAGACGTTGAAAGTGAAGCTACGTTTGGAGTTAGTATCATAACGGAACAGGCATTATGCGAAAACGGGTTCACCAAAGTGCCAAAATGTAACTATTTCATAAGATGCACTCCAGAAGTAGGTTTCCGCAGCTCAAACTACGGATTCTACAAAGCAGAAGAGGATGTGTTCATGCACGGAACTAGTATACTGCGGCATCTAAGGCTGTATCTAATCAACTGCGGAGCCACGTGCATCGAGTTGTCCAGACGCATGGTGTCTTTCGCAGACCTGATTTACCAACATGGTACCAGCTCAGCTATATACGAGCTGTACCTAAAGTCGAAGAGCACCAATCTGAAACACCCAGAATTCTTTGTACTCACAGATGCCGGAGCAATATCGTACGCAACATGCGTCGACGTACTGTGGCGACTGCAAACAGTAACAAGCGCACTGCCAAAGCCATTCGTAATACTGCACGTACTATGCAGAAACATGAGTTAA
- a CDS encoding Phosphatidylinositol-4-phosphate 5-Kinase family protein → MPLCGPRRIGLPVRVPVEYIVELKRELECSVDDVKAIYGRFRHVAPSGQLTLYQFQDTLGLLGTIGTILAESLFYAFDTNGDGYLDFLEYAHAVLTMLKGSEKRRRELSYCILYTAAYRDAILHLMSRGNRDGLPLGIDLAAFKRVIAGITSTRNILLGEIAVCHSDEFVEKVFGDNASICFDGVPRITQEDFERAVLWSNEFIDIIGAPNVLCAVEASMRCPSTECSSSTSSSRPTSKCGSEDLGVKKSKTYINMTKRYESRCAHTENKASIIRRFSRHATHRRLSRRGLAVYFGHERWDDVINMMVGLGLTARSKHEDITGDPCPDHFKEKKIFSISPSIAVDNMSSLNFVELESGVPTSSGDNSNRVVFTEHAPLVFKRLRALMNLSEEEYIHSVGPEHLVGNMVLGNLSTLSELLSEGRSGALFYFTDNGKLVLKTVTRTCAEFVLQWLPHYYQHLKENPNSLITRFAGLFSMTQYKGKPETTYFIIMNNVFYSSAAIHRRYDLKGSWVGRSVPAQERKDHTVAMKDLDMLDLEEYIELGSERSSAFFDVLQRDVAFLSDSMLMDYSLLLGIHYRSISHDEVDWNKDPDHSQVSCIMGKRRDKLYFVGIIDVLTKWDLRKRAESAWRKLQTMNNQGVSCVPPLQYGERLLAFIKQRTT, encoded by the exons ATGCCTTTGTGCGGACCTCGCAGGATCGGACTTCCAGTCCGTGTTCCTGTAGAGTATATTGTTGAGTTGAAGCGGGAGTTGGAGTGCTCCGTTGACGATGTGAAGGCTATATATGGGCG GTTCCGCCATGTGGCGCCTTCAGGACAGTTGACTTTATATCAATTTCAGGATACTTTGGGTCTTCTGGGTACTATAGGCACTATATTGGCTGAGAGTTTGTTTTACGCGTTTGATACTAACGGCGATGGTTACTTGGACTTTTTGGAGTACGCTCATGCGGTGCTTACTATGCTTAAGGGTTCTGAGAAGCGGAGACGCGAGTTGAGTTACtgcatattatatactGCTGCCTATAGGGATGCCATTCTTCATTTGATGTCTCGTGGCAACCGTGATGGTTTGCCTTTGGGTATAGATTTGGCTGCTTTTAAGCGTGTGATAGCTGGTATAACATCTACTCGTAACATTTTGCTTGGTGAGATTGCGGTATGTCACAGTGACGAGTTTGTTGAGAAGGTGTTTGGTGACAACGCTAGCATTTGCTTTGACGGCGTCCCTCGGATAACCCAGGAGGACTTTGAGCGTGCTGTATTGTGGTCCAATGAGTTTATTGACATCATTGGTGCTCCTAATGTGTTATGTGCAGTAGAGGCTTCTATGCGTTGTCCTTCTACTGAGTGTTCATCTTCCACTTCATCAAGTCGTCCCACTTCCAAGTGCGGCTCTGAGGACTTGGGTGTCAAGAAATCAAAGACCTACATTAATATGACCAAGCGTTATGAGAGCCGATGTGCTCACACTGAGAACAAGGCATCTATTATACGTCGTTTTAGTCGTCACGCCACTCATCGTCGGTTATCTCGTCGTGGTCTTGCTGTTTACTTTGGTCATGAGCGTTGGGATGACGTGATAAACATGATGGTTGGTCTTGGTCTTACTGCGCGTAGCAAGCATGAGGACATCACTGGTGATCCTTGTCCTGACCACTTTAAAGAGAAGAAGATTTTTTCCATTTCCCCTAGTATCGCAGTTGACAACATGTCATCATTGAATTTTGTTGAGTTAGAGAGCGGTGTTCCTACATCTTCGGGTGACAATTCCAACAGGGTTGTGTTTACTGAGCATGCTCCTTTGGTATTTAAGCGTTTACGTGCCTTGATGAATTTATCTGAGGAGGAGTACATTCATTCTGTTGGTCCTGAGCATTTGGTGGGTAATATGGTTCTTGGTAATCTCAGTACTTTATCGGAGCTTTTGTCTGAGGGTAGGAGTGGCGCTCTCTTTTACTTTACTGATAATGGTAAGCTTGTGTTGAAGACTGTTACTCGTACGTGTGCGGAGTTTGTTTTACAGTGGCTGCCTCATTACTACCAGCATCTCAAGGAGAACCCTAACAGCCTTATAACTCGTTTTGCTGGCTTATTTTCCATGACTCAGTATAAGGGCAAGCCTGAGACTACGTATTTTATTATTATGAACAATGTATTTTATTCGTCTGCTGCTATTCACCGTCGATATGATCTTAAGGGATCATGGGTTGGTCGTTCTGTACCGGCACAGGAGCGTAAGGACCATACTGTTGCTATGAAGGACTTGGACATGCTTGATTTGGAGGAGTACATTGAGCTTGGTTCAGAGCGTTCTTCTGCGTTTTTCGATGTACTTCAGCGTGATGTAGCATTTTTATCGGATTCCATGCTCATGGATTATTCACTTTTATTGGGTATTCATTATCGATCTATATCACACGACGAGGTCGATTGGAACAAGGACCCCGACCACTCACAGGTCAGTTGCATCATGGGTAAGCGTCGCGACAAGCTATATTTCGTTGGTATCATTGATGTCCTCACTAAGTGGGACTTGCGCAAGCGTGCTGAGAGTGCGTGGCGTAAGTTACAGACTATGAACAATCAGGGCGTGTCGTGCGTCCCTCCGTTACAGTATGGTGAGCGCCTACTTGCGTTTATTAAACAGCGTACTACATAA
- a CDS encoding 26S proteasome regulatory subunit family protein, whose protein sequence is MGDPGMSYQNMLNSFGGTRHAQGFGPIADTAEQVYISSLALLKMLKHGRAGVPMEVMGLMLGEFIDDYTIVVVDVFSMPQSGNSVSVEAVDPVYQTEMKDKLKLTGRPEVVVGWYHSHPGFGCWFSGTDINTQQSFEQLNPRAVGIVIDPIQSVKGKVVIDCFRLITPHLIMLGQEPRQTTSNIGHLSKPTMIAVVHGLNRNYYNIVINYRKSVLETQMLMNYHRNKWTDNLQVRDFVTRRRENRETVGNIKDLIDKYNDSIKQELTSTADELAVANVGKLNAKAHIDNHVSRLLKDNSLDTFGTMLAVEMF, encoded by the exons ATGGGAGACCCTGGTATGAGCTATCAGAACATGTTAAATTCCTTTGGTGGAACTCGACACGCTCAGGGCTTCGGTCCTATAGCAGACACTGCGGAGCAGGTCTACATATCGTCGTTGGCTCTTCTTAAGATGCTGAAACACGGTagg GCTGGCGTTCCTATGGAAGTCATGGGCCTTATGCTCGGGGAGTTTATTGATGACTATACTATAGTTGTTGTCGATGTGTTTTCTATGCCACAATCAG GCAACAGTGTGAGTGTCGAGGCTGTGGATCCCGTCTACCAAACTGAGATGAAGGACAAGCTTAAGCTTACTGGTCGTCCTGAGGTGGTTGTAGGATGGTACCATTCTCACCCAGGTTTTGGATGCTGGTTTTCTG GCACTGACATTAACACTCAGCAAAGCTTTGAGCAGTTGAATCCACGTGCTGTGGGCATAGTGATTGAtcccattcaatctgtgAAGGGGAAGGTTGTTATTGACTGTTTCCGTTTGATAACTCCTCATTTGATTATGCTTGGTCAGGAGCCCAGGCAGACGACTAGCAACATTGGTCACTTGAGTAAGCCTACTATGATTGCTGTTGTCCATGGTTTAAACCGCAATTACTACAACATCGTTATTAACTACCGCAAGAGTGTTTTGGAGACTCAGATGTTAATGAACTACCATCGCAACAAGTGGACTGACAATCTCCAGGTTAGG GACTTTGTTACTCGTCGTCGTGAGAATCGTGAGACTGTCGGTAACATTAAGGACTTGATTGATAAGTACAACGACTCTATAAAGCAGGAGTTGACATCGACTGCTGATGAGTTGGCTGTGGCCAACGTCGGTAAGCTCAATGCCAAGGCGCACATCGACAACCATGTTAGTCGTCTTCTCAAGGACAATTCACTGGACACCTTTGGTACTATGCTGGCGGTTGAAATGTTTTGA
- a CDS encoding Transcription factor TFIIB repeat family protein, which translates to MSTLRDRILAKRKRLRCVDCGDAGMIVVDQTEGSQICVNCGRVAENVLISEQQEWRSFSAESSSGKNNDRNRVGEANDVWMETTSGTTFIGASRKMQNTHNMVINDNDNKRHLKSAFVILRQVDDTMNLSDLVIERSKEMLKELDNAGHLKGRCNMLNVLSIVYMASREVGVCRSLDELTIYEAKISQRDLSRAIGRMKKLLPQRGNATVEDSAQIIPRFCNRLNINERMTLLCEYVANKAAMLLRTSHRTTSLAGGIIYFITQVAWKSNASEKAPSIADIANVCGTSESTIKSTYKELLKVSHLVLPNTATSNAA; encoded by the coding sequence ATGAGCACTTTACGCGATCGCATATTAGCAAAACGGAAGCGTTTGCGCTGCGTGGACTGCGGAGATGCCGGAATGATAGTAGTAGACCAAACAGAAGGTAGCCAAATATGCGTCAACTGCGGAAGAGTAGCGGAAAATGTACTCATATCAGAACAACAAGAATGGCGAAGCTTTAGCGCAGAATCAAGCAGTGGAAAAAATAACGATCGCAACCGTGTTGGAGAAGCAAACGATGTATGGATGGAAACAACAAGCGGAACTACATTCATAGGAGCATCCAGAAAAATGCAAAATACACATAATATGGTAATCAACGATAACGATAATAAAAGGCATCTAAAGTCAGCATTCGTAATACTAAGACAAGTAGATGATACAATGAACCTGAGCGACCTAGTAATAGAACGAAGTAAAGAAATGCTAAAGGAATTGGATAACGCAGGACATCTAAAAGGACGCTGTAACATGTTAAATGTGCTGTCCATAGTGTACATGGCGTCACGCGAAGTAGGAGTATGCAGAAGCCTAGATGAACTCACAATATACGAAGCaaaaatatcgcaaagagACCTTAGCAGAGCAATCGGACGCATGAAAAAACTACTACCACAAAGAGGAAACGCTACAGTAGAAGATAGCGCACAAATCATACCGAGGTTCTGCAATAGATTAAATATTAACGAAAGAATGACGTTGCTGTGCGAATACGTAGCGAACAAAGCAGCAATGCTACTAAGGACATCACACCGTACGACATCGCTAGCAGGAGGtatcatatatttcattacACAAGTAGCATGGAAAAGCAATGCCAGTGAAAAGGCACCGAGTATAGCAGATATAGCCAATGTATGCGGAACTAGTGAGTCTACAATCAAGTCAACATACAAAGAACTACTAAAGGTCAGCCACCTGGTACTACCAAATACAGCAACGTCTAACGCAGCGTAG
- a CDS encoding Adenylate kinase isoenzyme 6 produces the protein MRERGCNILVTGTPGVGKTRLCNHVASELGLTYVNVAELIRDEQLHSGWDSELDCSIYDERKLRKALKQRELSRGGFILEFHSVDGIREGDIDHVLVLSAEIEILSKRLSDRGYGDKKIDCNIEAEIFKVCLQDAVDHFGEDKVVELPSNTESDFLGAVEHVRTLVNMATLR, from the coding sequence ATGAGGGAGCGTGGCTGTAACATCCTCGTTACTGGTACGCCAGGTGTTGGTAAGACTCGATTGTGTAATCATGTAGCGAGTGAACTGGGCCTTACTTATGTAAATGTTGCTGAGTTGATACGGGACGAGCAGTTACATAGCGGTTGGGATTCTGAGCTTGATTGCTCCATTTATGATGAGCGTAAGCTACGTAAGGCACTGAAGCAGCGTGAGCTATCTCGTGGTGGCTTTATACTAGAGTTCCACTCAGTGGACGGTATTCGTGAGGGTGACATTGATCACGTTCTGGTTCTTTCTGCTGAGATTGAGATTTTATCTAAGCGTTTATCTGATCGTGGGTACGGTGACAAGAAGATAGACTGCAACATTGAGGCTGAGATATTTAAGGTATGTCTTCAGGACGCCGTTGACCACTTTGGTGAGGACAAGGTGGTTGAGCTTCCCAGTAACACTGAGTCTGACTTTTTGGGTGCCGTTGAGCACGTACGTACTCTTGTTAATATGGCTACGCTGCGTTAG
- a CDS encoding NOL1/NOP2/sun family protein, whose product MLGINAQRAKYLENALEVYTKLNTGVLPIDTFLKYYFKVNRIAPGSRAWIAEHVYEVQRWKGLIAHLSPKPVTWTGILNTYLLHPRWRYMTGHKGLPEYLRCSFPEPLFDRIARQYGNDKALEICQVLNEEPVTYLRVNTLRTSRDKAYRALLHKGVPVEKCADSPCGLLVTSKRALLESPEYHKGIVEIQDLSSQICGLKVETQPGEHVLDYCAGSGGKALVFGPKMENKGRIYLHDVNENLLNKAKRRLKRAGIRNYMILDPNIAKMTAYYGKMDWVVVDVPCSGIGAYRRNPDRKWTFRIDDISNYTATQRTIVDNALLFLKPTGKLVYITCSIFEEENELQMNYMCKKHGLMHAQPPTMQLPQSRGMNGYYIAILQRETI is encoded by the exons ATGCTAGGAATAAACGCACAACGTGCGAAATACCTAGAAAATGCACTCGAAGTGTATACGAAATTGAATACAGGGGTACTGCCAATAGACACATTCCTGAAGTACTACTTCAAAGTTAACCGTATAGCACCAGGAAGCCGAGCGTGGATCGCAGAACACGTATACGAAGTACAAAGATGGAAAGGATTAATAGCACATCTCAGCCCAAAACCAGTTACATGGACAGGAATACTCAATACATACCTACTGCATCCCAGATGGAGATATATGACAGGACATAAGGGACTGCCAGAATATCTCAGATGCTCATTTCCAGAACCACTGTTCGACAGAATCGCAAGACAATATGGAAATGATAAAGCATTGGAAATATGCCAAGTACTAAATGAAGAACCTGTGACATACCTCAGAGTCAACACACTAAGGACCTCAAGAGATAAAGCATATAGAGCACTGCTACACAAAGGAGTACCCGTAGAAAAATGCGCCGACTCGCCCTGCGGATTATTGGTAACCAGTAAAAGAGCACTGCTGGAATCACCCGAATACCACAAGGGAATAGTAGAAATACAAGATTTGTCAAGCCAAATATGCGGATTGAAAGTAGAAACACAACCAGGGGAACACGTACTGGATTACTGTGCTGGATCAGGAGGTAAAGCACTAGTATTCGGACCCAAAATGGAAAATAAAGGAAGAATTTATCTACACGACGTAAATGAAAACTTGCTAAACAAG GCTAAACGAAGATTAAAACGTGCCGGTATACGTAATTACATGATACTTGATCCAAATATAGCGAAGATGACAGCGTACTACGGTAAAATGGATTGG GTTGTGGTAGACGTGCCCTGCAGCGGTATAGGAGCATATCGAAGAAATCCAGATAGAAAGTGGACGTTCCGCATAGATGAC ATATCAAATTACACAGCTACACAAAGAACTATAGTGGACAACGCACTGCTGTTCCTTAAACCAACAGGGAAGctagtgtatataacatgtagCATATTCGAAGAAGAAAATGAACTACAG ATGAACTACATGTGCAAAAAACATGGACTGATGCACGCACAACCTCCCACCATGCAACTGCCACAGTCAAGAGGAATGAACGGATATTACATCGCAATACTACAAAGAGAAACTATATAG
- a CDS encoding putative integral membrane protein, protein MTHLLHLEEYLPHSIGVYSNTLLQLYVDRSGLLTISNAAWYATVISAFLLDVVSTLVTLVPYLDSGLLHALKLIGQSGNQRFGQYFCANLLFAAILYTLLPVALLINRLTVWESLQSWNLVGIVIQLSSIPYSMSLDVFALTARIALAFCFKASIADLTFPDDNVPQPMNTPGQVGTTTKKN, encoded by the exons atGACCCATCTTCTACACCTAGAGGAGTACCTTCCACATAGCATCGGTGTGTATAGCAACACTTTGTTACAGCTCTATGTAGATCGAAG CGGGTTGTTGACAATATCAAACGCAGCTTGGTACGCAACCGTAATATCAGCATTCCTACTAGACGTGGTATCGACATTGGTCACACTAGTACCATACCTAGACAGCGGACTG TTACACGCACTGAAACTAATAGGACAAAGTGGGAATCAGCGATTTGGGCAATACTTCTGCGCTAACCTGCTATTTGCAGCCATACTATACACATTACTACCAGTGGCACTGTTGATCAACCGCTTAACG GTCTGGGAATCATTACAAAGTTGGAATTTAGTAGGTATAGTCATTCAATTGTCTTCTATACCATATTCCAT GAGCTTGGATGTATTCGCCCTAACAGCTAGAATTGCTTTGG CATTTTGCTTTAAAGCCAGTATTGCCGACCTCACCTTCCCCGACGATAACGTACCACAACCCATGAACACGCCAGGTCAAGTAGGGACAACAACAAAGAAGAATTGA
- a CDS encoding putative DNA-directed RNA polymerase II subunit RPB9, with translation MSDLKFCPECNNILYARPDLTRRQLVFICRQCDYSRWADPGSLLDNCINRTTYNYQTREDIIIPPLITKDPTLGRTRQWDCPRCGHTEATFFQLPERAYDDAMVLVFVCCNPGCGFWTKQIDNMDNDRDGIEREKETIQPMEFEPIINEKVFEEEMAELFGED, from the exons ATGAGCGACCTAAAGTTCTGTCCAGAGTG CAATAACATCTTGTACGCAAGACCAGACCTCACAAGGCGACAACTAGTATTCATATGCCGACAATGTGACTACTCAAGATGGGCTGACCCCGGAAGCCTCCTGGACAACTGTATCAATCGCACAACGTACAACTACCAAACAAG AGAGGATATCATCATACCGCCACTCATCACCAAAGACCCGACACTGGGACGCACTAGACAATGGGATTGTCCAAGATGCGGACATACAGAAGCAACATTCTTCCAACTCCCAGAAAGAGCATATGACGATGCCATGGTGCTAGTATTCGTATGCTGCAACCCCGGATGCGGATTCTGGACGAAACAAATCGACAATATGGATAACGATAGAGATGGTATCGAAAGAGAAAAGGAAACGATACAACCCATGGAATTCGAACCTATAATAAACGAAAAGGTCTTCGAAGAAGAAATGGCAGAACTATTCGGAGAAGATTGA
- a CDS encoding Erv1 / Alr family protein, producing MVWLFSYIKDAFKRCEDAACRDEHDPSLVASATGTTLPPTRSELGRAGWLYLHSLAANFPDNPTELDSLRVKAWCYSFAELYPCHICKDGLVEIYKRIPPVTDNRRQFLLWTHDLHNAVNRDLSYPVFNATYEDLLRKYGPGGNV from the exons ATGGTTTGGTTATTTTCTTATATTAAGGACGCTTTTAAGCGTTGTGAGGATGCTGCTTGTCGTGATGAGCATGACCCTTCGCTTGTTGCTAGTGCTACTGGTACCACTCTCCCACCAACTCGGTCTGAACTAGGCAGGGCTGGTTGGTTGTATTTACATTCTCTGGCTGCAAATTTTCCTGACAATCCG ACTGAGTTAGACTCCCTTCGTGTTAAAGCTTGGTGTTATTCCTTTGCTGAGCTTTATCCATGTCACATTTGCAAGGACGGTTTGGTTGAGATATACAAGCGCATTCCTCCGGTAACTGACAACCGTCGTCAGTTTCTGTTATGGACACACGATCTACACAATGCAGTAAACCGTGACTTATCATATCCGGTTTTTAATGCTACTTATGAGGACTTGCTGCGCAAGTACGGGCCTGGTGGCAACGTATAA